In Marivirga salinae, a single window of DNA contains:
- a CDS encoding ABC transporter ATP-binding protein, producing MDNLNSILTLSQLSVGYKNGQENNILMENLNLDIPKGKFIALLGANGVGKSTLIRTIANLQKPLSGNILLKGKNITEYDRKEFARQISLVLTDRIQGGNLNVRELVEMGRYPHTNWTGKLRSHDHEKVEDAIHLCAIGYLKDANIFEISDGQLQKAMIARALAQDGELMLLDEPTVHLDANNRFAVMELLRKLVNETQKSVLMSTHQVEMALKMSDELWLANCGENIINGTPQELTTKKEIERAFPYLQKLKIEH from the coding sequence TTGGATAATCTCAATTCAATACTGACCCTTTCTCAACTTTCTGTTGGCTACAAAAATGGTCAAGAGAATAATATTTTGATGGAAAATCTTAATCTAGATATTCCAAAAGGGAAATTCATTGCATTATTGGGAGCAAATGGAGTAGGGAAAAGTACTTTAATTCGAACCATTGCAAATCTCCAAAAACCTTTATCTGGAAATATCCTGCTCAAAGGAAAAAATATCACAGAATATGACAGAAAGGAATTTGCCAGACAAATAAGCTTAGTGTTGACTGACAGAATTCAAGGAGGAAATCTTAATGTAAGAGAATTGGTAGAAATGGGTCGGTATCCTCACACAAATTGGACAGGTAAATTGCGAAGTCATGATCATGAAAAAGTAGAAGACGCTATTCATTTATGTGCAATTGGTTATTTGAAAGATGCCAATATATTTGAAATAAGTGATGGCCAATTACAAAAAGCTATGATAGCCAGAGCTTTGGCTCAAGATGGAGAATTAATGTTATTAGATGAACCGACTGTCCATTTGGATGCTAATAATCGTTTTGCTGTTATGGAATTATTGCGAAAATTAGTGAATGAAACACAAAAATCAGTTTTAATGAGCACTCATCAGGTGGAGATGGCTTTGAAAATGTCAGATGAGCTCTGGCTAGCCAATTGTGGAGAAAACATAATCAACGGAACACCTCAAGAATTAACTACAAAAAAAGAAATTGAAAGAGCATTTCCTTATTTACAGAAACTGAAAATTGAACACTAA
- a CDS encoding iron ABC transporter permease: MKKLTKYQLILLLLPLLAVLFVLSVSLGSVVIPFGEIIDILIGNGLKDSANYHIINSYRLPKALTSMFAGAALGFAGLQMQTLFRNPLAGPFVLGISSGASLGVALLVLLGVGVNGALAYWGMAIASIMGSSAVLLLVVLTSVRLKDSMSLLLVGLMFGAFTSAIVSIMQYFSTAEDIQNFLFWTFGATGNLSWEELQIFIPVILIGILLGYWQAKPLNALLMGENYAQSMGLRIQYVRLFLVISTSILAGVVTAFCGPIAFLGLAVPHISRILFKTSNHFILVPATLLLGACLLLICDLIAQLPGIDLILPINAVTSLFGAPVVIWLILRRKNISKHFG, encoded by the coding sequence TTGAAAAAACTGACTAAATATCAACTGATTTTATTGTTATTGCCTCTTTTAGCAGTGCTTTTTGTGCTGTCTGTAAGTTTAGGTTCAGTAGTAATTCCTTTTGGGGAAATTATTGATATTCTGATAGGAAATGGATTGAAGGATAGTGCGAATTATCATATCATTAATTCTTATCGATTGCCCAAAGCATTGACTTCCATGTTTGCTGGTGCTGCCCTTGGTTTTGCAGGCTTACAAATGCAAACACTTTTCAGAAATCCTTTGGCGGGACCTTTTGTATTGGGAATCAGTTCAGGGGCAAGTTTGGGTGTGGCACTTTTAGTTTTATTAGGTGTTGGAGTAAACGGTGCACTAGCCTATTGGGGAATGGCAATAGCTTCCATAATGGGTTCTTCAGCTGTATTACTTTTGGTAGTTTTGACATCCGTTCGATTGAAAGACAGCATGTCCCTCCTTTTAGTAGGCTTAATGTTTGGCGCTTTTACCTCAGCTATTGTTAGCATTATGCAATATTTCAGTACTGCAGAAGACATTCAAAACTTCCTTTTTTGGACTTTCGGGGCTACTGGTAATTTGAGTTGGGAAGAACTTCAGATTTTCATTCCTGTAATCCTCATCGGGATTTTATTAGGCTATTGGCAAGCTAAACCTTTAAATGCGCTGCTGATGGGAGAAAATTACGCTCAAAGTATGGGCTTAAGAATTCAATATGTGCGATTATTCCTAGTCATTTCGACTAGTATTTTGGCAGGAGTTGTCACCGCCTTTTGTGGTCCTATCGCATTTTTGGGTTTAGCCGTTCCGCATATTAGTCGAATTCTTTTTAAAACCTCCAATCATTTTATTCTAGTACCGGCTACTTTACTTTTAGGAGCTTGCCTCTTGTTGATTTGTGATTTAATTGCTCAACTGCCAGGCATAGATTTAATTTTGCCTATTAATGCAGTAACTTCACTTTTTGGTGCACCAGTAGTGATTTGGTTAATTTTAAGAAGAAAAAATATAAGCAAGCATTTTGGATAA
- a CDS encoding Fur family transcriptional regulator: protein METTVKAESILKSNGLRKTQIRLEMLQIFMDSKHALSVNDIEKDLKSSHDRVTIYRALNSFEENGILHQTPDPNGNMRYAICSDSCPEHVHQDKHAHFICQECNQTYCLEDVKIPDVQLENGYQLNSISYTMNGVCKECQTA, encoded by the coding sequence ATGGAAACCACAGTTAAAGCAGAAAGTATTTTGAAATCCAATGGGTTGCGTAAAACGCAGATTCGATTGGAGATGCTTCAAATTTTCATGGATTCGAAGCATGCTTTATCTGTAAATGATATTGAGAAAGACTTAAAATCGAGCCATGATAGAGTAACCATTTACAGGGCATTAAATTCTTTTGAGGAGAATGGTATTTTGCACCAAACCCCAGACCCCAATGGAAATATGCGTTATGCCATTTGTTCTGATAGTTGCCCTGAGCACGTTCATCAAGATAAACATGCACATTTTATTTGTCAAGAGTGCAATCAAACTTACTGCTTGGAGGATGTGAAAATTCCGGATGTTCAATTAGAAAATGGATATCAATTGAATAGCATAAGTTATACAATGAATGGTGTTTGTAAGGAATGTCAAACAGCTTAA
- a CDS encoding ABC transporter ATP-binding protein, translated as MQELKHLNKYLLKYKYLLLLGIIFMIVSNFFAVFPAQVVRYAFNLVKENIEMYRMFEGFDLQSNYYEIFASAILIYGGIIILLALGRGLFLFLVRQTIIVMSRHIEYDLKNEIYNHYQKLPLSFYRRNNTGDIMNRISEDVSKVRMYLGPAIMYTVNLITLFCIVIPIMFSVNATLTWYSLIPLPFLSISIYFVNNLINKRSEEIQQSQSQLSTLVQEAFSGIRVLKSFVREDDSLQNFTKETNNYKFRALKLTFIQALFFPLIMGMVGLSVILVVYIGGVEVMNGAISAGNIAEFIIYVNLLTWPVTSVGWVTSIIQRAAASQKRINEFLDTKTEIVSHKNLEKDIVGEILFDKVSFTYPDSGIKALKEVSFSVKQGETLAIIGTTGSGKSTIANLITRMYDPSAGKIMIDDTPIADFKVENLRSQIGYVPQDVFLFSDSIRNNISFGSSGLSEEQILKASKDADLHNNILDFPKGYDTELGERGITLSGGQKQRVSIARAIARDPKIMILDDALSAVDTKTENAILNALKKIMADRTSVIISHRVSSAKLANHIIVLDDGRIVDQGTEEELLGKEGPYKELYNKQLQGEAVEKD; from the coding sequence GTGCAAGAATTAAAACATCTTAATAAATATCTTTTAAAGTATAAATATCTGTTGCTATTGGGTATCATTTTTATGATTGTGTCCAATTTTTTTGCAGTGTTTCCCGCTCAAGTAGTGCGATATGCTTTCAATTTAGTGAAAGAGAATATTGAAATGTATCGCATGTTCGAGGGCTTTGATTTGCAATCCAATTATTATGAGATATTTGCATCGGCTATATTAATATATGGGGGGATTATCATCCTTTTAGCATTGGGAAGGGGATTGTTTCTCTTTTTAGTGAGACAAACCATTATTGTAATGTCACGCCATATAGAGTATGATTTGAAAAATGAAATTTATAATCATTATCAAAAATTACCCTTAAGCTTTTATAGAAGAAATAATACTGGTGATATCATGAATAGGATATCAGAAGATGTAAGCAAGGTTCGTATGTATTTAGGACCTGCTATCATGTATACTGTAAACTTGATAACACTTTTCTGCATCGTTATTCCTATCATGTTTTCAGTAAATGCCACACTTACCTGGTATTCATTAATTCCCTTACCGTTTCTTTCCATTAGCATCTATTTTGTAAATAATTTGATCAACAAACGCTCCGAGGAAATCCAGCAAAGCCAGTCTCAATTATCAACATTAGTGCAAGAAGCTTTTTCAGGAATTAGGGTACTGAAATCATTTGTAAGAGAAGATGATTCATTGCAGAACTTCACGAAAGAAACTAATAACTATAAATTCAGAGCCCTTAAGTTGACTTTTATACAAGCACTATTTTTTCCGCTTATAATGGGTATGGTTGGTTTAAGCGTAATTTTGGTGGTTTACATTGGAGGTGTTGAAGTAATGAACGGTGCAATCAGTGCTGGAAATATTGCTGAGTTCATAATTTACGTCAATTTATTAACCTGGCCAGTAACTTCCGTAGGATGGGTAACTAGTATAATTCAAAGAGCAGCGGCTTCTCAAAAGCGTATAAATGAATTTTTGGATACAAAAACCGAAATTGTTTCTCATAAAAACTTAGAGAAAGATATAGTTGGGGAGATCCTTTTTGACAAAGTGAGTTTCACCTATCCTGATAGCGGAATCAAGGCCTTGAAGGAAGTGAGTTTCTCAGTTAAGCAAGGGGAAACATTAGCTATTATTGGAACTACAGGATCGGGTAAAAGTACAATTGCAAATCTTATCACTCGAATGTATGATCCTTCTGCAGGCAAAATTATGATAGATGATACTCCGATTGCTGATTTCAAAGTTGAAAATCTAAGAAGCCAAATTGGCTATGTTCCTCAAGATGTATTCTTGTTTTCGGATTCCATTCGCAATAATATCAGTTTTGGAAGTTCAGGCTTAAGTGAAGAGCAAATTTTAAAGGCCTCAAAAGATGCTGATTTGCACAATAATATTTTAGATTTCCCTAAAGGTTATGATACTGAATTAGGAGAAAGGGGAATTACTTTATCGGGAGGTCAGAAACAGAGAGTTTCCATAGCAAGAGCAATAGCTCGCGATCCTAAGATTATGATTTTGGATGATGCGCTTTCTGCTGTTGATACTAAAACGGAAAACGCTATTCTTAATGCATTGAAGAAAATAATGGCAGATCGTACTAGCGTTATCATCTCACATCGGGTGAGTTCTGCAAAATTGGCTAACCATATTATTGTTTTGGATGATGGAAGGATAGTGGATCAAGGCACTGAAGAAGAACTTTTAGGCAAAGAAGGCCCTTATAAGGAATTATATAACAAACAATTGCAAGGAGAAGCTGTTGAAAAGGATTAA
- a CDS encoding ABC transporter substrate-binding protein: MQKIKQINIKPYLLIAILFIIACDSPKKQSEVQNGKELIQYSQNLSIEEFTDYYKVNVMQAASSDSIQFTYIFYKNNKPEVEADAHISIPVERVVCLSTNHLPAFTALGKTEAIVGFPGTHYIYEEALLKLVEKGSLRDVGQKSGVNIEILMSLQPDLVMGYTMGTSFEQLKPIQKSGIPVILNADYLENSPLGRAEWLKLTAVLLNKYQEGDSIFKSIEENYLAIKKLAEKTDENPSVMTGVMYGDVWYVPGGESYAAKFIEDAGGNYLWSDSQKTGSLELSFESVLDKAKKADYWIGAASFTRLEELKNSNTKYALFDAFENDKVYSYTKRVNKNGANDFLESGYLRPDLILKDYIKILHPSLIPEEESTYFQPLKP; this comes from the coding sequence GTGCAAAAAATTAAACAGATAAATATTAAACCCTACCTTTTAATTGCAATTCTATTTATAATCGCTTGTGATTCCCCAAAGAAACAATCAGAAGTTCAAAATGGGAAAGAGCTGATTCAATATAGTCAAAACTTAAGCATTGAAGAGTTTACTGATTACTATAAAGTAAATGTCATGCAAGCTGCCAGCTCGGACAGCATTCAGTTCACTTACATTTTCTACAAAAATAATAAGCCAGAAGTAGAAGCAGATGCGCACATCTCAATTCCTGTTGAAAGAGTGGTTTGCCTATCTACCAATCATTTACCAGCTTTCACAGCGCTAGGCAAAACCGAAGCGATTGTGGGTTTTCCAGGCACACACTATATATATGAAGAAGCATTGCTAAAATTAGTTGAAAAAGGAAGTTTAAGAGATGTTGGACAAAAAAGCGGAGTAAATATTGAAATCCTAATGAGTTTACAACCAGATTTGGTGATGGGGTACACTATGGGTACTAGCTTTGAGCAATTAAAACCAATTCAAAAATCAGGAATCCCTGTGATTTTAAATGCTGATTATTTGGAAAATAGTCCTTTAGGAAGAGCTGAATGGTTAAAACTAACAGCCGTTTTGTTAAATAAATACCAAGAAGGCGATAGTATTTTTAAAAGTATTGAAGAAAATTATTTAGCTATAAAAAAATTGGCAGAAAAAACAGATGAAAACCCTTCTGTTATGACGGGAGTGATGTACGGTGATGTTTGGTATGTTCCTGGTGGAGAAAGTTATGCTGCTAAATTTATAGAAGATGCAGGTGGAAATTATTTATGGTCAGATTCTCAAAAAACTGGAAGCCTAGAATTAAGTTTTGAATCCGTTTTGGATAAGGCAAAAAAAGCTGATTATTGGATTGGGGCAGCATCCTTTACTCGTCTGGAAGAATTGAAAAACAGCAATACTAAATATGCTTTATTTGATGCCTTTGAAAATGATAAAGTTTATTCCTACACTAAAAGAGTTAATAAAAACGGAGCGAATGATTTTTTGGAATCAGGTTATTTGCGACCTGATTTAATCCTGAAAGACTACATTAAAATATTGCATCCTTCATTAATACCTGAAGAAGAAAGCACTTATTTCCAGCCATTGAAACCTTGA
- a CDS encoding patatin-like phospholipase family protein translates to MNCVRKLLLFILLITINQSLLSQKVGLVLSGGGAKGLAHIGVLKALEENEIPVDYIIGTSMGGVVGGFYAAGYSPFEIDSMARSSEFQSWINGTFPDDFNTYYFENSLNPSWLEINLGVDSTFEANFRPQVANDLILNFTLAEYMAKANQVAGEDFDNLFVPFKAVGAEIFTQKSVYMDSGKLGEVLRATMSVPYVYKPVKINGEFIFDGGIYDNFPATHMRESYNPDFLIGVNVSTKIFEEYPENDKKLISTSLLYMIMDKVDPKDLGNQYVFIEPDLEAFTGFDFSKAAQIIDSGYVAANKMIPDLLKRIQMRKSQEELKRERALFKNKMEPLKFSEFGFTDFRDDEKRYIERIINPIGKQELDISELKTNYFKLIADPYFGSVFPTIGYIQDKEHYKFNLSSEGEENIRLNFGGNVGSSGLSNFYLGAGFDHLNYLLFNHDTSVGIGQFYKSFQYKLKIQFPFGYQFYAEPFFKYNGWDFLNTGNFLDSRRVIPINQFDRNYGVNIGLPIFDKMKLEFKSSLLRKVNEYTNIDDYITTDTLDYNRFYGLQHALSVSYSNLNERVFPTEGSKVEFSLTHNYGTETYLPGSTSDLNQNVKRHNWFQLNAEIEKYYPVNFGDFGFSITAKASNLNSFTNYRGTLLNTPAYSPTFESLGQYLENFRAPLFMAGGLKYQIQLHKDFHFRLEGHAFKPLIKWEENLDVISKTELSPDYYLSGMSAIFYKSPIGPISISGHYYQDQTPFLLLFNIGYLMFNKKPLE, encoded by the coding sequence ATGAATTGCGTAAGAAAGCTTCTGCTTTTCATACTTTTAATAACTATTAATCAATCACTTCTTTCTCAAAAAGTGGGCTTGGTACTTAGCGGTGGCGGTGCCAAGGGCTTGGCGCATATTGGCGTACTCAAAGCTTTAGAAGAAAATGAAATTCCAGTAGATTATATAATAGGAACCTCTATGGGAGGAGTGGTAGGTGGCTTTTATGCTGCAGGTTATTCTCCTTTCGAAATAGACTCAATGGCAAGGTCTTCAGAATTCCAAAGTTGGATTAATGGAACATTTCCTGATGATTTTAATACTTATTATTTTGAAAACTCTCTTAATCCAAGTTGGCTAGAGATCAATTTAGGAGTTGATTCTACTTTCGAAGCCAACTTCCGACCACAAGTAGCAAATGATTTAATTTTGAATTTCACTTTAGCCGAGTATATGGCAAAAGCCAATCAAGTTGCTGGAGAGGATTTTGATAATCTTTTTGTCCCATTTAAAGCTGTTGGAGCTGAAATCTTTACTCAAAAGTCCGTTTATATGGATTCCGGTAAATTGGGAGAGGTTCTTAGGGCAACTATGTCCGTTCCTTATGTTTATAAACCTGTGAAAATTAATGGAGAATTTATATTTGATGGAGGGATATATGATAATTTTCCTGCTACTCATATGCGAGAATCCTATAACCCTGATTTTTTAATTGGTGTAAATGTTTCAACTAAGATTTTTGAAGAATATCCTGAAAATGATAAGAAGCTAATTTCAACATCATTGCTGTATATGATTATGGATAAAGTAGACCCAAAGGATTTAGGTAACCAATATGTTTTTATTGAACCTGATTTGGAGGCTTTTACGGGATTTGATTTTTCCAAAGCTGCTCAGATTATCGATAGTGGATATGTTGCCGCAAATAAGATGATCCCAGATTTGTTAAAGAGAATACAAATGCGAAAATCTCAAGAAGAACTTAAAAGAGAACGTGCATTATTTAAAAATAAAATGGAACCCTTAAAATTTTCTGAATTCGGGTTCACCGATTTTCGCGATGATGAAAAAAGGTATATTGAGAGAATTATCAATCCGATAGGCAAACAGGAGCTGGATATATCTGAATTAAAAACGAATTATTTTAAATTGATAGCGGATCCGTATTTTGGGAGTGTATTTCCTACTATTGGTTATATTCAAGATAAAGAGCATTACAAATTCAATTTATCATCAGAAGGAGAAGAGAATATCCGACTAAATTTTGGTGGTAATGTAGGTAGTTCAGGCCTAAGCAATTTTTATTTGGGGGCAGGTTTTGATCACCTAAATTATTTATTATTCAACCACGACACTTCTGTTGGGATAGGGCAGTTTTATAAGAGCTTTCAATATAAATTAAAAATCCAATTCCCTTTTGGTTATCAATTTTATGCAGAGCCGTTTTTTAAATATAACGGATGGGATTTTTTGAATACTGGCAATTTTCTTGACAGTAGAAGGGTGATTCCTATTAATCAGTTTGATAGGAATTACGGAGTCAATATTGGTTTGCCAATTTTTGACAAAATGAAGCTAGAATTTAAAAGCAGTTTGTTAAGAAAAGTTAATGAGTATACCAATATTGATGATTATATTACAACGGATACCTTAGATTATAATCGCTTCTATGGATTGCAACATGCTTTATCAGTTAGCTACTCTAATCTTAATGAAAGAGTTTTTCCAACTGAAGGGTCTAAAGTAGAATTTAGTTTAACACATAATTATGGAACGGAAACCTACCTTCCTGGTTCAACTTCTGACCTTAATCAAAATGTAAAACGACATAATTGGTTTCAACTAAATGCTGAAATAGAAAAATATTACCCTGTGAACTTTGGTGACTTTGGATTTTCAATAACTGCAAAGGCTTCTAACCTTAATTCCTTTACGAATTATAGAGGCACTTTATTAAATACACCAGCTTACAGCCCAACATTTGAAAGTTTGGGTCAGTACTTGGAAAATTTTCGTGCTCCCTTATTTATGGCGGGTGGCCTCAAATATCAAATTCAATTACATAAAGATTTTCATTTTCGTTTAGAAGGACATGCCTTTAAACCGTTGATTAAATGGGAAGAAAATCTGGATGTTATAAGTAAGACCGAGTTGAGTCCTGATTACTATTTATCTGGGATGTCTGCGATATTTTATAAATCTCCTATAGGTCCAATAAGTATATCGGGACATTATTATCAAGACCAAACTCCCTTTCTATTACTGTTCAATATTGGATACTTGATGTTTAATAAGAAGCCGCTCGAATAG
- a CDS encoding 2-phosphosulfolactate phosphatase, which translates to MKNIDVCLTPDLLHQYELENKIVVVVDILRATSCMVSGLANGVKEIVPVATLEECKALQNDGYLAAAERNGSKAEGFDMGNSPFEYMDEKVKGEKVAVTTTNGTLAIHKSLAAKEILIGAFLNLDAIANYLKNKEEDIIVLCAGWKGKFNLEDTLFAGALCHQLKSDFEFACDAPLAAEAMYLTARKDMMKYMEDSSHAKRLAKLNVKKDIAYCIQESIYDVIPYLSGKALVPLAV; encoded by the coding sequence ATGAAGAATATAGATGTTTGCTTAACGCCAGATCTTTTGCACCAATATGAATTGGAAAATAAGATAGTAGTGGTGGTGGATATATTGCGTGCTACCTCTTGCATGGTGAGCGGATTGGCAAATGGAGTGAAAGAAATTGTGCCGGTAGCAACTTTAGAAGAATGTAAAGCATTACAAAATGATGGATATTTGGCTGCAGCCGAAAGAAATGGAAGTAAAGCAGAAGGTTTCGATATGGGAAACTCTCCTTTTGAATATATGGATGAAAAAGTGAAAGGAGAAAAGGTAGCAGTGACAACTACAAATGGAACTCTTGCCATCCACAAAAGTTTGGCAGCAAAAGAAATTTTGATTGGTGCATTTTTGAATTTAGATGCAATAGCCAATTATCTTAAAAACAAAGAGGAAGACATTATAGTATTATGTGCGGGCTGGAAAGGAAAATTTAATTTGGAAGACACTCTTTTTGCAGGGGCACTTTGTCATCAGCTGAAAAGTGATTTTGAATTTGCATGTGATGCCCCATTAGCCGCAGAAGCGATGTATCTCACAGCCCGAAAAGATATGATGAAGTATATGGAAGATTCTTCTCATGCAAAAAGATTGGCAAAATTAAATGTTAAAAAAGACATTGCGTATTGTATTCAGGAAAGCATTTATGATGTAATCCCATATTTATCAGGAAAAGCTTTGGTGCCTTTAGCAGTCTAA
- a CDS encoding Glu/Leu/Phe/Val family dehydrogenase, translating into MVELNEQEAQKTFSAFNTIAEMGHEQVVYCYDKPTGLKAIIAIHNTILGPALGGTRMWTYQNDQEALIDVLRLSRGMTYKAAISGLNLGGGKAVIIGDPKKLKNEAFLRRFGRFVDSLSGRYITAEDMNMNTSDMVNISYETKHVMGLPESMKGSGDPSPVTAYGVYMGLKATVNKAYGIDSLQGKKISVQGVGQVGHYLVNHLMEEGAEVTITDINESNIKRVTDKHDVTVVQPEMIYDVDADIYAPCAMGATINDDTIQRLKANVIVGAANNQLADEKRHGKMLMDKGIYYAPDFLVNAGGIINIFPELMKNYNKPLALEQTEKIYDKCLEILNKAEAEGISSHQAAIEIADKRMADMGKVKLAY; encoded by the coding sequence ATGGTAGAATTAAATGAACAAGAAGCTCAAAAAACATTTTCAGCATTCAATACAATCGCTGAAATGGGGCATGAACAAGTAGTTTATTGTTATGATAAACCTACAGGCTTAAAAGCCATTATTGCAATTCACAATACCATTTTAGGGCCTGCACTTGGTGGAACAAGAATGTGGACTTATCAAAATGATCAAGAAGCATTGATTGATGTACTCCGTTTATCAAGAGGGATGACTTATAAAGCTGCTATTTCAGGTTTGAATTTAGGTGGCGGAAAAGCAGTTATCATTGGAGACCCTAAAAAATTAAAGAATGAAGCATTTCTTAGAAGATTCGGAAGATTTGTTGACAGCTTAAGTGGTAGGTACATCACAGCTGAAGATATGAACATGAATACTTCTGACATGGTAAACATCTCATACGAAACAAAACACGTAATGGGATTGCCAGAATCTATGAAAGGTAGTGGAGATCCATCCCCTGTTACTGCATATGGCGTTTATATGGGCTTAAAAGCTACTGTAAATAAAGCTTATGGAATTGACAGTCTACAAGGAAAGAAAATTTCAGTTCAAGGAGTTGGTCAGGTAGGCCATTATTTGGTAAATCACCTTATGGAAGAAGGAGCTGAAGTTACAATAACAGATATCAATGAAAGCAATATCAAAAGGGTAACTGATAAGCACGATGTAACAGTAGTGCAGCCTGAAATGATATATGATGTGGATGCTGATATCTATGCTCCATGTGCAATGGGTGCTACAATCAATGATGACACTATTCAAAGATTGAAGGCGAATGTAATTGTTGGTGCTGCCAATAATCAATTAGCTGATGAGAAAAGACATGGTAAAATGCTAATGGATAAAGGCATTTATTATGCACCCGATTTCTTAGTAAACGCTGGTGGAATCATTAATATCTTCCCAGAATTGATGAAAAATTATAATAAACCTTTGGCTTTAGAGCAAACTGAAAAAATCTATGACAAATGTTTAGAGATTTTGAATAAAGCAGAAGCAGAGGGGATATCTTCTCACCAAGCAGCCATTGAAATTGCTGATAAGCGCATGGCTGATATGGGTAAGGTAAAATTAGCTTACTAA
- a CDS encoding M23 family metallopeptidase — protein MMRKILSAVVVLAVMSLAYFYTFEYNSIGEIHKKIEVKSDSVSTEPLQLAPTILYGMVIDSFQVEEHAVKRNQSISDILLAYNVSHQTIFQLANLSKNVFDVRKIAPNKKYTVIYQEEDSFPSARALVYEPNPEEYVVFNLKDSMKVYVEKKPVTIQEKSISGTIQSSLYEEILKNGGTPELVDLVADMYGWQIDFTKIYPGDQFKVLYRERVIEGKAVGIEEIIGAELVHYNNPFLSIAFDQGDGVDYFDEEGKSLRKAFLRYPVKFTRISSRYTAKRFHPVQKRYKAHLGTDYAAPTGTPIYAAGDGVITKARYEKYNGRNVKIRHNGTYSTQYLHMSRIASGINPGGKVKQGQLIGYVGATGLASGPHLCYRFWKNGRQVDAMKVDLPPSEPIVEDYLTNFNRYKGFVKAKLDKIPYPDSDDEVLMAGMQ, from the coding sequence ATGATGAGAAAAATATTGAGTGCAGTCGTTGTTTTGGCTGTCATGTCGCTAGCTTATTTTTACACATTTGAGTACAATTCAATAGGCGAAATTCATAAAAAAATTGAGGTAAAATCAGATTCTGTATCTACAGAACCTTTACAACTTGCACCTACTATTTTATATGGTATGGTAATAGACTCTTTTCAAGTAGAGGAGCATGCCGTAAAGCGTAATCAAAGTATTTCTGATATTTTATTAGCCTATAATGTATCTCATCAAACTATTTTTCAATTAGCTAATCTATCAAAAAATGTATTTGATGTTAGGAAAATAGCTCCTAACAAAAAATATACAGTCATCTATCAAGAGGAAGATTCTTTTCCTTCAGCTAGGGCATTGGTTTACGAGCCCAATCCTGAAGAATATGTGGTTTTCAATTTGAAAGACTCCATGAAAGTATATGTGGAGAAAAAGCCTGTTACTATTCAAGAAAAATCAATTAGTGGAACTATTCAATCTTCATTATATGAAGAAATCCTGAAAAATGGAGGTACTCCAGAGTTAGTCGATTTAGTGGCCGATATGTATGGATGGCAAATTGATTTCACCAAAATATATCCTGGTGATCAATTTAAAGTGCTTTATAGAGAAAGAGTAATTGAAGGAAAGGCTGTTGGAATAGAAGAAATAATAGGAGCTGAATTAGTGCATTATAATAATCCATTTTTATCAATTGCATTTGATCAAGGAGATGGAGTCGATTATTTTGATGAGGAAGGAAAAAGTTTAAGAAAAGCTTTTTTACGTTATCCTGTAAAGTTTACGAGAATTAGCTCCAGATATACTGCAAAACGATTTCACCCTGTACAAAAAAGATATAAAGCTCATTTAGGTACTGATTATGCTGCACCAACTGGCACTCCAATTTATGCAGCAGGTGATGGAGTAATTACTAAGGCACGCTATGAAAAATACAACGGTCGTAATGTGAAAATTCGTCACAATGGCACTTATTCTACTCAATATTTGCATATGTCACGCATTGCAAGTGGAATTAACCCAGGCGGAAAAGTAAAGCAAGGACAATTAATTGGCTATGTAGGGGCAACTGGTTTAGCTTCCGGTCCTCACTTATGTTATAGATTTTGGAAGAATGGCCGACAAGTGGATGCAATGAAAGTTGATCTACCACCATCAGAACCAATAGTAGAAGATTACCTTACTAACTTTAACCGATATAAAGGATTTGTAAAGGCAAAACTGGATAAAATCCCTTATCCTGATAGTGATGATGAAGTTTTAATGGCAGGAATGCAATGA